A region of Rhodamnia argentea isolate NSW1041297 chromosome 9, ASM2092103v1, whole genome shotgun sequence DNA encodes the following proteins:
- the LOC115737061 gene encoding protein INAPERTURATE POLLEN1 → MHKSAANLFKKTRRFADFHVEWLNALEGTLLPLLRDSLSSSSSSTSTQLSSAVHSLHRHLQSYYSALNLAASSSSCQLPQLLYPPWRNSLERPFLFLGDLHPYIFTTLLRSLLENDDHDSDDECAGVFLEENCNHLLGRPWQVLTAWKNPSKYTISRIEQIECGVRLMVPALWDRAKAEQARLADRVADQWTRASGEKTKDMTAVLGKAAAATTQGLAGVFLDANRLRKSVLADIMSATNVYQAGLFLEALAQFLVGLRDPELLEKFQHCPVKMR, encoded by the exons ATGCACAAATCTGCag CCAACCTTTTCAAGAAAACCCGCCGCTTCGCCGACTTCCATGTCGAGTGGCTCAACGCCCTCGAGGGCACCCTCCTCCCGCTCCTCCGAGACTCcttgtcctcctcctcttcgtccACGTCGACCCAGTTGTCCTCCGCCGTCCACTccctccaccgccacctccaGTCCTACTACTCCGCCCTCAACCTCGccgcatcctcctcctcctgccaGCTCCCTCAGCTGCTCTACCCTCCGTGGCGCAACTCCCTCGAGAGGCCCTTCCTCTTCCTCGGCGACCTCCACCCTTACATCTTCACCACCCTCCTCCGCTCGCTCCTCGAAAACGACGACCACGACAGCGACGACGAATGCGCCGGCGTCTTTCTTGAAGAAAACTGCAACCACCTTCTGGGCAGGCCGTGGCAGGTACTGACGGCGTGGAAGAACCCTAGCAAGTACACGATATCCCGGATCGAGCAGATCGAGTGCGGGGTCCGGCTGATGGTGCCAGCCCTGTGGGACCGGGCCAAGGCCGAGCAGGCCCGCCTCGCGGACCGTGTGGCTGATCAGTGGACGAGAGCGTCCGGCGAGAAGACCAAGGACATGACGGCGGTGCTAGGGAAGGCCGCGGCGGCCACAACACAGGGTTTGGCGGGCGTTTTCTTGGATGCCAACAGGCTGAGGAAGAGCGTGCTGGCGGATATAATGAGCGCAACCAATGTGTACCAGGCGGGTCTGTTTCTTGAAGCTTTGGCCCAATTTCTTGTTGGGTTGAGAGACCCGGAATTGCTGGAGAAGTTCCAGCATTGCCCGGTGAAGATGCGTTGA
- the LOC115737020 gene encoding uncharacterized protein LOC115737020 gives MTLRWKFTMEPWVLAGVKLRLGLNQAIKLGLNFRLGCTAGLDYGSASQSGVSESDDGLCFESDDSESDDHEIDLLTWMCDQHILSRDEEGIHEVEMVRDATFIVDAGQEDMNETENDEDNEAHEDLSPPNSRDEEICHQTRALTIRYDPGCDHRELQFQLGMRFESHTQFKRAVRKYAIMNGYNIGWKKSEFKKMYAKCVSGCEWSLYGSWLNKEKTFVIKTIGEDHTCPRSMRNKSASYVWLAEEFLPKIRTNLKYLAAQLQADAMEMWGLTLNKRTCYRAIARALKIIRGPFAEQYKLLASYKAQLKQSSKNSTFHVLLRHPQNMFKRFYVGFEGLKMGCLEGRGDCWTFISDQQKGLISAVSSLAPCLEHRNCSRHIYANWKKLYKGETFRNYFWKAAYATYEAEFNIAIKGMKEESVDAYEDFMRQGPEHFYGAFIKAGRKCDAIENNLSETFNAYICKQREMPIVDMLEAIRTTLMVRMYEKSQLMVDSRDELCPRIRGKVEEAKMKSRCCVAKPCIGGKFEVEVDNDRFEVDLRGMTCTCRQWDISGIPCSHAISCINYMKHEINQYVDDCFKKEAYERCYQFPLPTLSGKKMWPLSIEEPILPPPFGKLPGRPKKQRNKQGENIEKRTRKGKAMVHPNTNPNKLTKVGVIISCSNCHDSGHNKRTCLKPLAPTRIKPPVRNNGDKENLHMAQASSINMAS, from the exons ATGACTTTGAGGTGGAAATTCACAATGGAGCCGTGGGTGCTAGCCGGGGTGAAGTTGAGGTTGGGTTTGAATCAAGCAATAAAGTTGGGACTGAACTTCCGGTTAGGGTGCACGGCGGGGCTTGATTATGGGAGTGCTAGTCAGAGTGGAGTTAGTGAGAGTGATGATGGACTTTGCTTTGAGAGTGATGATAGTGAGAGTGATGATCATGAGATTGATTTATTAACTTGGATGTGTGATCAACACATTCTATCTAGAGATGAGGAAGGGATACATGAGGTAGAGATGGTAAGGGATGCGACATTTATTGTTGATGCGGGACAAGAAGACATGAATGAGACTGAAAATGATGAGGACAACGAAGCCCATGAAGATCTTAGTCCTCCTAACTCTAGAGATGAGGAGATATGTCACCAAACAAGGGCTTTGACTATTAGATATGACCCTGGTTGTGATCATAGAGAATTGCAATTTCAGTTAGGCATGAGATTTGAGTCTCATACTCAATTTAAGAGGGCAGTCCGGAAATATGCAATCATGAACGGCTACAACATTGGTTGGAAGAAAAGTGAATTTAAAAAGATGTATGCGAAGTGTGTGAGCGGATGTGAATGGTCTCTTTATGGCAGTTGGTTGAACAAAGAGAAAACATTTGTCATCAAGACAATTGGTGAAGACCATACTTGCCCTAGAAGTATGAGAAATAAAAGTGCATCTTATGTATGGCTTGCGGAAGAGTTCTTGCCTAAGATAAGAACTAATTTGAAATATCTTGCAGCACAATTGCAGGCGGATGCAATGGAGATGTGGGGACTCACGCTCAACAAAAGAACCTGTTATAGAGCAATTGCCAGAGCTCTTAAGATTATTAGGGGTCCATTTGCCGAGCAATATAAGTTATTGGCATCTTATAAAGCTCAATTAAAGCAATCTAGTAAGAACAGCACATTTCATGTTTTACTTAGACACCCACAAAACATGTTCAAGAGATTTTATGTAGGCTTCGAAGGGCTGAAAATGGGCTGTCTAGAAG GTAGAGGTGATTGTTGGACCTTCATTAGTGATCAACAAAAG GGCCTTATTAGTGCGGTTTCTTCATTGGCTCCTTGTCTTGAACATAGGAATTGTTCAAGGCACATTTATGCAAATTGGAAAAAACTATACAAGGGAGAAACATTTCGAAATTACTTCTGGAAAGCTGCATATGCTACATACGAGGCTGAATTCAACATAGCAATTAAAGGAATGAAGGAGGAGTCTGTTGATGCCTATGAAGACTTCATGAGACAAGGGCCAGAGCACTTCTACGGGGCATTCATAAAGGCTGGGCGAAAATGTGATGCCATCGAGAACAATTTGAGTGAGACTTTCAATGCGTATATCTGCAAGCAGAGAGAGATGCCAATTGTTGATATGTTAGAAGCGATAAGAACGACTTTGATGGTAAGAATGTATGAGAAAAGCCAGTTGATGGTGGATTCCCGAGATGAATTGTGTCCAAGAATTAGGGGAAAGGTAGAGGAAGCAAAGATGAAGTCCAGGTGTTGTGTTGCCAAACCATGTATTGGGGGAAAGTTTGAAGTTGAAGTTGATAATGATCGATTTGAGGTGGATTTGAGAGGGATGACATGTACTTGTAGGCAATGGGATATCTCGGGAATACCCTGTAGCCATGCTATCTCGTGCATCAATTATATGAAGCATGAGATTAATCAATATGTTGatgattgtttcaaaaaagaagcTTACGAAAGATGCTACCAATTTCCATTGCCGACGTTGAGTGGGAAGAAAATGTGGCCATTGTCCATTGAAGAGCCAATATTGCCTCCGCCATTCGGAAAGCTTCCGGGGAGACCCAAGAAACAACGCAATAAGCAAGGTGAGAATATTgagaaaaggacaagaaaggGGAAGGCCATGGTTCATCCAAATACTAATccaaataaattgacaaaagtcgGGGTAATCATCTCATGCTCAAACTGTCATGACTCGGGACACAATAAGAGAACATGCCTCAAGCCTCTAGCACCAACACGCATTAAACCTCCGGTAAGAAATAATGGAGACAAAGAAAACTTACATATGGCCCAAGCCTCTAGTATCAACATGGCCTCGTGA